A genomic stretch from Chiloscyllium plagiosum isolate BGI_BamShark_2017 chromosome 2, ASM401019v2, whole genome shotgun sequence includes:
- the mboat4 gene encoding ghrelin O-acyltransferase, whose amino-acid sequence MDLEFLQSELDYYPVTVHQFLSAPFALAFYHLSITGHLHLTARYIFLMFGGLLLAIVSMGHYAVMVLIPAVFAVVLIHCLKPRIVHKWTFLSQMTWQTLCHLWLHYKEYYLQEATDIKFQIALSSLMLLTQRVTSVSLDILEGEIKITARKVQQNRFDADTLCCSLPYLSYMLYFPALLGGPLCSFQRFKTHVENLKESDQKCTAKPLWSFFYKCIQFFVLNMLRVAVRNCVSVIKHRDQRSTQWNVPEDIFMIWTTALMFRLAYYSQWLLSESLNNLVGLGLENDRIQQSTLSDTDIWTLETTNKISEFVRVWNKTTAGWLRRMVFQRSKVQPFISTFIFSAWWHGLHPAQIFGFLLCAATVKVDYRVHQYMVPLTARSRFLRLFYKIVTWMQTQLVIAYVLVAVELRTFSCVLVLCKSVCAVSPLVYILMLIGMPNKAK is encoded by the exons ATGGATTTAGAGTTTTTACAGTCTGAGTTAGACTATTACCCAGTCACCGTCCACCAGTTTCTGAGTGCCCCATTTGCACTTGCTTTCTATCACCTCTCCATCACAGGACACCTTCACCTGACTGCAAG atATATATTCCTTATGTTTGGAGGACTTCTTTTAGCGATTGTTTCCATGGGGCATTATGCCGTGATGGTGCTCATACCTGCTGTTTTTGCAGTGGTACTTATACACTGCCTGAAGCCTAGAATTGTTCACAAATGGACCTTCCTCAGTCAGATGACATGGCAAACACTTTGCCACCTCTGGCTACACTACAAAGAATATTATCTACAAGAAGCAACAGACATCAA GTTCCAAATAGCCCTGTCATCTCTAATGCTGTTAACCCAACGAGTGACATCAGTGTCATTGGACATTCTTGAGGGCGAAATCAAGATCACAGCTCGAAAAGTACAGCAAAATCGCTTTGATGCTGACACTCTCTGTTGTTCATTGCCGTACCTCAGCTACATGCTATATTTCCCTGCACTGCTCGGAGGGCCTCTGTGTTCCTTTCAAAGGTTCAAAACTCACGTGGAAAATCTTAAGGAGTCTGATCAGAAATGTACTGCCAAACCCTTATGGTCTTTCTTTTACAAGTGCATACAGTTTTTTGTGTTAAATATGCTCAGAGTGGCGGTAAGGAACTGTGTTAGTGTTATTAAACATCGTGACCAAAGATCCACTCAGTGGAATGTTCCTGAAGATATTTTCATGATTTGGACAACAGCTTTAATGTTCAGATTAGCATATTACTCTCAATGGCTTCTTAGTGAATCTCTTAACAATCTAGTTGGCCTGGGATTGGAAAATGACAGGATTCAACAGTCTACCCTCTCCGATACTGATATCTGGACACTTGAGACAACTAATAAGATATCCGAGTTTGTTCGAGTATGGAACAAAACCACAGCAGGTTGGCTAAGGAGAATGGTGTTTCAACGCAGCAAAGTTCAGCCTTTCATATCAACATTTATCTTTTCAGCTTGGTGGCATGGCCTTCATCCTGCCCAGATCTTTGGATTTCTGTTGTGCGCTGCCACTGTAAAAGTGGACTATCGTGTTCACCAATATATGGTCCCACTCACTGCGAGATCAAGGTTCCTAAGGTTATTCTATAAAATTGTGACATGGATGCAAACTCAACTAGTAATTGCATACGTTTTAGTCGCTGTGGAGTTGAGGACCTTTTCTTGTGTGTTGGTgctgtgcaagtctgtgtgtgCTGTCAGCCCATTAGTGTACATACTGATGCTAATAGGTATGCCAAACAAAGCCAAGTAA